Part of the Scyliorhinus canicula chromosome 8, sScyCan1.1, whole genome shotgun sequence genome is shown below.
catgcgccggtgcgtcagcggccactgacgtcaccaccggcgcatgcacgttagggggggtctcttctgcctccgccatggtggaggccgtggcggcggcagaagaaaaagagtgcccccacggcactggcccacccgccgattggtgggccccgatcgcgggccaggccaccgtgggggcatccccggggtccaatcgccccgctcccccccccccaggacccagggggcccgcttgcgccgccaatcggggcatgattcccgctcccgccgattcccgggtgacggagaattccggccacggcaggggcgggatttacgccggccccgggcaattccccaaccctgcggggggtcggagaattccgcccatgtttcccacattacagtTTTCATTCTAATTACTATCTTTGTTGAGACAATTTCCCATACATTTGGATTATATTTACAATAAATATTCAAAAACTGATATCGACAAGGCACTTACCAAGGCTCAATTTCACAATGTCATTTAATGTTGTTATGCTTCTCCCTTGATCATAAGATCCACCAAATAGATAGATATCCTGTATTTAACAATATTATTACTGTAATTTCACACATTTTTAACAAGGGAGCTAAATGTACAGAAAAACACAATACAGCACAACTTTAAATCTACCTTATCATGGTGCGATGTGAAAGTATGGCATCCCCTGCCAGATGGTCCTTCACCTTTGACCTCACATTGGCTCCAAGTCAATGATGCTGAAACAATAAAATGACATTTGTAGGCtaacaaataaaaattaaattattgTGTATCAGATGCTACTGAAACAAAGAAATGTACTGCCaagcagaccattcggcctatcatgtCTGTGTGAGCTCTTTGGGGAGGCACAGTGATTATTGCCATgctaaatgagagagagagagagaggagcccgGCTGGTGGAGTGACACTGAATCTGGGCAGGGACTTGAGTAGGCGGATACAAAGTAGAAGATGACCACGGTTGAAGATTCCTTTTTTGCTCCTATTAGCCTTGTTTCTACTACTAAAATGGGAAAGAAACAAGGTAGCAAGACGAAAAAGTCTGAGGATGTTCAGCCTGAAGAATATATTGTCGAAAGAGTGTTAGACAGACGGGTTGTACAAGGAAGGGTTGAGTACCTTCTGAAATGGAAAGGTTTCACAGATGCAGACAATACATGTGAGCTAGAGGGTAATTTAGCTTGCCCAGAGTTGATTCAGGAGTTTCTGGATTCCCAAAAGGCTACCAAGGAGCGTACTGAAGGATTCAAAAGAAAATCTGTCTCTGAAAATGAGAGTGAAGAAAACAAGccgggatctgcctactgaggtggtatgggttgaagtcagaaataggaaaggagcagtcaccttgttgggagttttctataggccccccaatagcagcagagatgtggaggaacagattgggaaacagattttggaaaggtgcagaagtcacagggtagtcgtcatgggtgacttcaacttcccgaacattgagtggaaacactttagaacaaatagtttggatggggtggtgtttgtgcagtgtgtccaggaagcttttctaacacagtatgttgattgtccgaccagaggggaggccatattggatttggtacttggtaatgaaccagggcaggtgatagatttgttagtgggggagcattttggaggtagtgaccacaattctgtgactttcactttagtaatggagcgggaaaggtgcgtgcaacagggcaaggtttacaattgggggaagggtaaatacaatgctgtcagacaagaattgaagtgcataagttgggaacataggctgtcagggaaggacacaagtgaaatgtggaacttgttcaaggaacaggtactgcgtgtctttgatatgtatgtcccagtcaggcagggaagagatggtcgagtgagggaaccatggt
Proteins encoded:
- the LOC119969899 gene encoding chromobox protein homolog 3-like; the encoded protein is MTTVEDSFFAPISLVSTTKMGKKQGSKTKKSEDVQPEEYIVERVLDRRVVQGRVEYLLKWKGFTDADNTCELEGNLACPELIQEFLDSQKATKERTEGFKRKSVSENESEENKPGSAY